From Zavarzinella sp., one genomic window encodes:
- the purE gene encoding 5-(carboxyamino)imidazole ribonucleotide mutase yields MKVGVIMGSQSDWQTMNHCAVTLQLLGIVHEVKVVSAHRTPDLLFEYASTAASRGLEIIIAGAGGAAHLPGMAASKTHLPVLGVPIESAVLRGVDSLLSIVQMPAGIPVATFAIGKAGAINAALFAGAMLAHRYPEIAQKVIEYRTSQTERVLAQPDPETAP; encoded by the coding sequence ATGAAAGTTGGCGTAATCATGGGCTCCCAGTCCGACTGGCAAACCATGAACCATTGTGCGGTCACATTACAATTGCTGGGCATTGTCCACGAAGTGAAGGTGGTTTCTGCCCATCGTACACCTGATTTGCTGTTCGAATACGCCTCCACCGCTGCCTCACGTGGGCTGGAAATAATCATAGCTGGTGCAGGTGGGGCCGCGCATCTTCCGGGAATGGCGGCAAGCAAAACACACTTGCCTGTATTAGGGGTGCCGATTGAATCTGCCGTCTTACGCGGTGTCGATTCTTTGCTTTCCATTGTGCAGATGCCCGCTGGTATACCAGTAGCCACATTTGCAATTGGCAAAGCAGGTGCAATTAACGCAGCACTCTTTGCAGGTGCGATGCTGGCTCATCGATACCCTGAAATAGCACAAAAGGTGATTGAATATAGAACAAGTCAGACCGAGCGTGTCCTGGCCCAGCCTGATCCAGAGACTGCACCATGA